From Chryseobacterium joostei, the proteins below share one genomic window:
- a CDS encoding AMP-dependent synthetase/ligase: protein MNLAEAIILKNVEKHPIKAAIGFKKKDEAWKELSWKRFGEIIFKMGNALKEAGVQENDKVAIYSDNSSEWMIVDLAAMAIGAITVPIYSTNNAEQAEYIINDSGAKAILVGNQMQYDACLDILHKEENHLETIIVSKKAVWIKKEFNSFYLEDFIAKASAELEICKKENDDTATLIYTSGTTGIPKGVMLTHGNFIKAFDSHFEFFKFKNFEDELSLAFLPLSHVFERSWSLLCLYGGARVYFLEDPKNIAKALEEVKPTTMCAVPRFFQKVYAGVLEKAEEGSSLKKKIFDWALKTGWETAELRRNERSVPFGLKLKESVADMLVFSKIKDKMGGRLWFLPCGGASLSPEVTRFFESVGIHVTVGYGLTETTATLTLFPLTHFEHATSGKPLPGVEIRIGESDEIQARGNGIMKGYYNRPEETEKVFTEDGWFKTGDAGKFDDKGNLIITDRIKDLMKTSNGKYIAPQQIENLLTNNNFIQQIMLVAEGRQFVSALIVPNFEFLQDYIKKNNIPFTNWEDAVKNDKVISLYKEKLKELQDHLADYEKVKKFTLMPAEFDINTGEITPTLKVKRNVVLKKYADIIEKMY, encoded by the coding sequence ATGAATCTTGCAGAGGCAATTATCCTTAAAAATGTAGAAAAACATCCTATAAAAGCTGCAATTGGCTTTAAAAAGAAAGATGAAGCCTGGAAAGAGCTAAGCTGGAAAAGATTCGGTGAAATTATCTTTAAAATGGGTAATGCATTGAAAGAAGCTGGGGTTCAGGAAAATGATAAAGTTGCTATTTATTCAGACAATTCCTCAGAATGGATGATCGTTGATCTGGCTGCAATGGCTATTGGAGCGATTACTGTTCCTATTTATTCTACCAATAATGCTGAACAGGCAGAATATATCATTAATGATTCCGGGGCTAAAGCGATTCTGGTAGGAAACCAGATGCAATATGATGCCTGTCTGGATATTTTACATAAAGAAGAGAACCATCTTGAGACCATCATTGTTTCCAAAAAAGCAGTGTGGATTAAGAAAGAATTCAACAGCTTCTATCTTGAGGATTTTATCGCAAAAGCTTCTGCTGAGCTAGAGATCTGTAAAAAAGAAAATGATGACACGGCAACGTTAATCTATACTTCAGGAACAACGGGAATTCCAAAAGGAGTGATGCTTACCCATGGAAATTTCATCAAGGCATTCGACTCTCACTTTGAGTTTTTTAAGTTTAAAAACTTTGAAGATGAGCTTTCATTAGCCTTTTTACCATTAAGCCATGTCTTTGAAAGAAGCTGGAGCTTACTATGTTTATACGGAGGGGCAAGGGTATATTTCCTCGAAGATCCGAAAAATATAGCAAAGGCATTGGAAGAAGTAAAACCCACTACCATGTGTGCGGTACCAAGATTTTTCCAGAAAGTATATGCCGGAGTTCTTGAAAAGGCAGAAGAGGGTTCATCATTAAAGAAAAAAATCTTTGATTGGGCCTTAAAAACCGGATGGGAAACCGCAGAATTAAGAAGAAATGAAAGATCAGTTCCTTTTGGGTTAAAATTAAAGGAATCTGTTGCAGATATGTTGGTCTTCAGTAAGATTAAAGATAAAATGGGGGGCAGACTATGGTTTTTACCATGTGGAGGAGCTTCTTTATCCCCTGAAGTAACCCGATTCTTTGAATCTGTGGGCATTCATGTGACGGTAGGATATGGGTTGACTGAAACTACAGCGACTTTAACTCTTTTCCCTTTGACTCACTTTGAACATGCTACCAGCGGGAAACCATTACCAGGCGTAGAAATCCGTATCGGTGAAAGCGATGAGATCCAGGCAAGAGGAAACGGAATCATGAAAGGGTACTACAACAGACCTGAAGAAACTGAGAAAGTATTTACAGAAGACGGCTGGTTTAAAACCGGAGATGCAGGTAAGTTTGATGATAAAGGTAACCTGATCATTACAGACAGAATTAAAGACCTGATGAAGACTTCCAATGGAAAGTATATTGCTCCGCAGCAAATTGAAAATCTTCTCACCAATAATAATTTCATTCAGCAGATCATGCTGGTGGCTGAGGGAAGACAGTTTGTTTCAGCGCTAATCGTTCCTAACTTTGAATTTCTACAGGACTATATTAAAAAGAATAATATCCCTTTCACCAATTGGGAGGATGCTGTAAAAAATGATAAGGTAATAAGCCTTTATAAAGAAAAACTTAAGGAATTACAAGATCACCTTGCCGACTATGAGAAAGTGAAAAAGTTTACCTTAATGCCGGCAGAGTTTGACATCAATACAGGAGAAATTACCCCTACATTGAAAGTAAAGAGAAATGTGGTTCTTAAAAAATATGCAGATATTATAGAGAAGATGTACTAA